The Deltaproteobacteria bacterium genome window below encodes:
- a CDS encoding sigma-70 family RNA polymerase sigma factor, producing the protein MMTPVQPPHDSTRTEAPCGWSHALLAGFRAGEPQALREVYRMHVRDITGLLRHGFGFTAAGRSHRFVGLQQAFELHDALHETFVRAFEPAARQGFDGIRPYGPYLRTIARNVVLRSFRKHREMFPVQDDAGHDEGLGVVLESDAPSPEQSALERELQAVVREFLAQVGADDRALLQARFVDGLSQRDAADALGLGRQQVRAREARLREALLVWLRSKDGGQPFELLGALPVTLAGLLAEALR; encoded by the coding sequence ATGATGACGCCGGTGCAGCCGCCGCACGACAGCACGCGGACCGAAGCCCCCTGCGGGTGGAGCCACGCGTTGTTGGCGGGCTTTCGCGCCGGCGAACCCCAGGCCCTGCGCGAGGTCTATCGCATGCACGTCCGCGACATCACTGGCCTGCTGCGTCACGGCTTCGGCTTCACGGCCGCGGGCCGCTCGCATCGCTTCGTCGGGCTGCAGCAGGCCTTCGAGCTCCACGACGCGCTGCACGAGACCTTCGTGCGGGCGTTCGAGCCCGCCGCGCGCCAGGGCTTCGACGGCATCCGGCCGTACGGGCCCTACCTGCGGACCATCGCGCGCAACGTGGTGCTGCGCAGCTTTCGAAAGCACCGCGAGATGTTCCCAGTGCAGGACGACGCGGGCCACGACGAAGGCCTCGGGGTGGTGCTCGAGTCGGACGCGCCGAGCCCCGAGCAGAGCGCGCTCGAGCGCGAGCTGCAGGCGGTCGTGCGCGAGTTCCTCGCGCAGGTCGGTGCCGACGATCGAGCGCTGCTGCAGGCGCGCTTCGTCGACGGCCTCTCGCAGCGCGATGCCGCCGACGCGCTGGGCCTGGGGCGACAGCAGGTGCGCGCGCGCGAGGCTCGGCTGCGCGAGGCGCTGTTGGTGTGGCTGCGCAGCAAGGACGGCGGTCAGCCCTTCGAGCTGCTGGGCGCGCTGCCGGTGACGCTGGCGGGGCTGCTCGCGGAGGCACTGCGATGA
- a CDS encoding caspase family protein codes for MNRKLTRWLISAALACPMLAPVAAHAAGEPTTAAAAVPPVEPAAVRRFALVVGSNHALDRRQSQLRYADDDAAKLADALRQAEVDVTLLVRLDHESQARNPELAGTTAAPTRANLHAQWQGLRDRMSAAKADGHPVELLFFYSGHGDVGPDGQGYLTLDDGKLTRADLFGTLLATSPAQFNHVLIDACRSEQFVLSRGRGRWRGDQADGSYGEAVKRYLDTHHLGAFPNTGVILAHSVDQQTHEWERYHGGIFTHELVSGLRGGADLNGDGHIEYSELGAFVSAANSSVDDPRARLQVVVRPPADDERHAMLVHRDLMGSRMLLLTGDGADLWTLEDDHGIRIADVRRSGERPGYLRLPEGDIFVARERPGDDGTVHEEGRIAASQSGIILASMLEFGAPTRQGRGAIDESLRAGLFATPFGPGYYAGFVDRTGLLPVRESDVPPVWATALAPAQPPAASPGTSAPPVVATAARPPEAAKSGDEDDEREPWGSISLGTIVTPFAQGAAIHTDGLKRVTANGFGGPRRAAAFRGMDLRWNFTSLRAHDRYPRWVGYFRSGYTAGAADFVSTDTRAGTATSLSYVTIPLFVGGSFYPFHNFPLRPFMGMGAGVDILRVDYARRASNRLRDVSARIGFELHAGLELRITNYVAITAEVQQLWSARRRLKGVPDFSNEGFTIITGIAAGFPLQKTKPSRAHQRGRRR; via the coding sequence ATGAATCGCAAGCTGACCCGGTGGCTGATCTCGGCGGCGCTGGCGTGCCCCATGCTGGCGCCGGTGGCTGCACACGCGGCCGGCGAGCCGACCACGGCCGCGGCCGCGGTGCCGCCGGTCGAGCCCGCTGCGGTGCGGCGCTTCGCGCTGGTGGTCGGCAGCAACCACGCCCTCGATCGCCGGCAGAGCCAGCTGCGCTACGCCGACGACGACGCCGCCAAGCTGGCCGACGCGCTGCGTCAGGCCGAGGTCGACGTGACGCTGCTGGTGCGGCTCGATCACGAGTCACAGGCGCGCAACCCCGAACTCGCCGGCACCACCGCCGCGCCGACCCGCGCGAACCTCCACGCGCAGTGGCAAGGCCTGCGCGATCGCATGTCCGCGGCCAAGGCCGACGGGCATCCGGTCGAGCTGCTGTTCTTCTACAGCGGCCACGGCGACGTCGGGCCCGACGGTCAGGGCTATCTCACGCTCGACGACGGCAAGCTCACCCGCGCCGATCTGTTCGGCACGCTGCTCGCCACCTCGCCGGCGCAATTCAACCACGTGCTGATCGACGCCTGTCGCAGCGAGCAGTTCGTGCTCTCGCGCGGGCGTGGTCGCTGGCGGGGCGACCAGGCGGACGGTAGCTACGGCGAGGCGGTCAAGCGCTACCTCGATACCCACCACTTGGGCGCGTTCCCCAACACCGGCGTGATCCTGGCCCACTCGGTCGATCAGCAGACCCACGAGTGGGAGCGCTACCACGGCGGTATCTTCACCCACGAGCTGGTCTCGGGCCTGCGCGGCGGCGCCGATCTGAACGGTGACGGTCACATCGAGTACAGCGAGCTCGGCGCGTTCGTGTCGGCGGCCAACAGCTCGGTCGATGATCCGCGCGCGCGCCTACAGGTGGTGGTGCGGCCGCCCGCCGACGACGAGCGTCACGCAATGCTGGTGCACCGCGACCTCATGGGCAGCCGCATGTTGCTGCTCACGGGCGACGGCGCCGATCTCTGGACCCTCGAAGACGACCACGGCATCCGCATCGCCGACGTGCGACGCAGCGGTGAACGCCCCGGCTACCTGCGGCTGCCCGAAGGTGACATCTTCGTCGCGCGCGAGCGGCCCGGCGACGACGGGACCGTCCACGAGGAGGGCCGCATCGCGGCCTCGCAGTCCGGCATCATCCTGGCGTCGATGCTCGAGTTCGGCGCGCCGACCCGTCAGGGGCGCGGTGCGATCGACGAGTCGCTGCGCGCGGGCCTGTTCGCGACCCCGTTCGGCCCCGGGTACTACGCCGGCTTCGTCGATCGCACGGGCTTGTTGCCGGTGCGCGAGAGCGACGTGCCGCCGGTGTGGGCGACCGCGCTGGCGCCCGCCCAGCCGCCGGCCGCGTCGCCGGGGACATCGGCGCCGCCGGTGGTCGCGACGGCCGCGCGTCCGCCCGAGGCGGCGAAGTCCGGCGACGAGGACGACGAGCGCGAGCCGTGGGGCAGCATCTCGCTCGGCACCATCGTGACGCCGTTCGCCCAGGGTGCGGCGATCCACACCGACGGGCTCAAGCGCGTCACCGCCAACGGCTTCGGTGGACCGCGGCGTGCCGCGGCCTTCCGCGGCATGGATCTGCGGTGGAACTTCACCTCGCTGCGTGCCCACGATCGCTACCCGCGTTGGGTCGGCTACTTCCGCTCGGGCTATACCGCCGGAGCGGCCGACTTCGTCAGCACCGACACGCGCGCCGGCACGGCGACCTCGCTGTCGTACGTGACGATCCCGCTGTTCGTCGGCGGCAGCTTCTACCCGTTCCACAACTTCCCCCTGCGGCCGTTCATGGGCATGGGCGCCGGGGTCGACATCCTGCGGGTCGACTATGCCCGCCGCGCGTCCAACCGCCTGCGGGATGTCAGCGCGCGCATCGGCTTCGAGCTGCACGCGGGCCTCGAGCTGCGCATCACCAACTACGTGGCGATCACGGCCGAGGTGCAGCAGCTGTGGAGCGCGCGGCGGCGCCTGAAGGGCGTGCCGGATTTCTCCAACGAGGGCTTCACCATCATCACCGGCATTGCAGCCGGCTTCCCGCTGCAGAAGACGAAGCCGAGCCGGGCGCACCAGCGGGGACGGCGTCGCTGA
- a CDS encoding YihY family inner membrane protein yields MDEQRPEHDDAPSPPAQAGETAASTPPSGRNALADAAAHYAGTKLDATAPEASLSSAAMSRLRGVRARVVPDEPEYRPSARRRVWLMTMYVLRRWAIEDRAAGMSGLLTMHTLLSTVPIIGVALLVVAWMDDSAGASLLESLFRALVPENERAAELAAGALALAQNVTLSRLGAWGFLATLVIAFVLFSTLERTFNRIWRVARRRSVLVQFTMFYTLATLGPLLMLFSLATPLLSGVTVVLASPVLLSFAGLVLLNRFLPYTRVRWRAALIGGSISAALLELAKIGFGFYATRFALRTYEGMYGSLAMLPIVIVWAYLSWMVVLLGAEITYAVHSERAIALQGFINRYVLARSSYLRPTGRTAARIMLAICDHFASRRVGISIEALGERFRLGLDHVGDVVDALERAGWVIETTEPLQLVIPGCPLDQIRVLDVLVLFDKDQTIGAREDELGALLQRLDRERGNIIADTTFAELVARPRAPASDAST; encoded by the coding sequence GTGGACGAGCAACGGCCAGAGCACGACGACGCGCCGAGCCCACCCGCGCAGGCCGGCGAGACCGCGGCGTCCACACCTCCATCGGGGCGCAACGCGCTCGCCGACGCGGCGGCGCACTACGCCGGCACCAAGCTCGACGCGACAGCGCCGGAGGCCTCGCTGTCATCGGCCGCGATGTCGCGCCTGCGCGGCGTGCGGGCGCGCGTGGTGCCCGACGAGCCCGAGTACCGCCCGAGCGCGCGACGCCGGGTGTGGCTCATGACGATGTACGTGCTGCGACGCTGGGCGATCGAGGACCGCGCGGCCGGCATGTCGGGCCTGCTCACGATGCACACGCTGCTGTCGACCGTGCCGATCATCGGCGTCGCGCTGCTGGTGGTGGCGTGGATGGACGACAGCGCCGGTGCGAGCCTGCTCGAGAGCCTGTTCCGCGCGCTGGTGCCGGAGAACGAGCGCGCCGCGGAGCTCGCCGCCGGCGCGCTCGCGCTCGCGCAGAACGTCACGCTGTCGCGGCTCGGCGCGTGGGGTTTCCTCGCCACGCTGGTGATCGCGTTCGTGTTGTTCTCCACGCTCGAGCGCACCTTCAACCGCATCTGGCGGGTCGCGCGGCGGCGCAGCGTGCTCGTGCAGTTCACGATGTTCTACACGTTGGCCACGCTGGGCCCGCTGCTCATGCTGTTCAGCCTCGCGACGCCGCTGCTGTCGGGCGTGACGGTGGTGCTGGCCTCACCGGTGCTGCTGTCGTTTGCCGGCCTCGTGCTGCTCAACCGCTTCCTGCCCTACACGCGGGTGCGTTGGCGCGCGGCGCTCATCGGCGGCTCGATCTCCGCGGCGCTGCTCGAGCTGGCCAAGATCGGCTTCGGTTTCTACGCGACCCGCTTCGCGCTGCGCACCTACGAGGGCATGTACGGCTCGCTCGCGATGCTACCGATCGTGATCGTGTGGGCATACCTGTCGTGGATGGTCGTGCTGCTGGGCGCCGAGATCACCTACGCCGTGCACAGCGAGCGCGCCATCGCGCTGCAGGGCTTCATCAACCGCTACGTGCTCGCGCGCAGCTCGTACCTGCGCCCGACCGGACGCACCGCCGCGCGCATCATGCTCGCGATCTGCGACCACTTCGCCAGTCGCCGTGTCGGCATCTCGATCGAGGCGCTGGGTGAGCGCTTCCGGCTCGGGCTCGACCACGTCGGCGACGTGGTCGACGCGCTCGAGCGCGCGGGCTGGGTCATCGAGACCACCGAGCCGTTGCAGCTGGTGATCCCCGGCTGTCCGCTCGATCAGATCCGCGTGCTCGACGTGCTCGTGCTGTTCGACAAGGACCAGACCATCGGCGCGCGCGAGGACGAGCTGGGCGCGCTGCTGCAGCGTCTCGATCGCGAGCGCGGCAACATCATCGCCGACACGACCTTCGCCGAGCTGGTGGCGCGGCCGCGCGCGCCCGCCAGCGACGCCTCGACCTGA
- a CDS encoding serine/threonine protein kinase, giving the protein MGGSAPSATAQWSPGASPASSVAGGATRPFRHGIDEGGPRDAALPAGAVIGGRYRVVRELGQGGMGRVYEAEHLSLASRVALKILRADKRGPEYFARFRQEAEAANLVGHRSIVRVIDFASPNEPVAYMVMELLRGRSLEEWLSGPGDLRDGLTYLAEIAHGLDAAHAAGVVHRDLKPANLFLHRGNDGRVQPKILDFGIAKLAASDHTAIATAAGTVLGTPYYLAPERALGKPLDPRADLYSLGVILYELLTGSVPFVDTTFMGVLAKHIKAPPLDPRQAAPARNIPDGVAQLAMALLAKDPEGRPATAGAVAAAIEAQLAAHGDALARVRTGLHEPSGDAQPTSHIDELAARPTAVPDAARSLHDVETVTGPAVDVSSVSPAVVSPVDDELGRNVVTQGRQVPRVPAPELAPRLPTRALGSNSMREGLPSSGRGASRPLAIAAVVIAVGSVSGWMIARTQRHGGETPPPAAAAPSAARDHAEPTTPPAAAPAPVQSSAAALPQTPTTASPSDDEPIDAPQAEPIAAPQAEPIAAPQAEPIAAPAEASRAAAAASRPKPPRKPRRPPPPAAGPTAPTTPTPRPPPLKD; this is encoded by the coding sequence GTGGGCGGCTCCGCTCCATCCGCCACGGCCCAGTGGTCGCCGGGCGCGTCGCCGGCGTCATCGGTCGCCGGGGGTGCCACGCGACCGTTTCGCCACGGCATCGACGAGGGCGGCCCCCGCGATGCGGCGCTGCCGGCCGGCGCGGTGATCGGTGGTCGCTACCGCGTCGTGCGTGAGCTCGGCCAAGGCGGCATGGGCCGCGTCTACGAGGCCGAGCATCTCTCGCTCGCGAGTCGCGTCGCGCTCAAGATCCTGCGGGCCGACAAGCGCGGGCCCGAGTACTTCGCACGCTTCCGGCAGGAGGCCGAGGCCGCCAATCTCGTCGGCCATCGATCGATCGTGCGCGTCATCGACTTCGCGTCGCCCAACGAGCCGGTCGCGTACATGGTGATGGAGCTGCTGCGCGGCCGCTCGCTCGAGGAGTGGCTGAGCGGCCCCGGCGACCTCCGCGACGGCCTCACCTACCTCGCCGAGATCGCCCATGGGCTCGATGCCGCCCACGCCGCGGGCGTGGTGCATCGCGATCTCAAGCCCGCCAACCTGTTCCTGCACCGCGGCAACGACGGTCGCGTGCAGCCGAAGATCCTCGACTTCGGCATCGCCAAGCTCGCGGCCAGCGACCACACCGCGATCGCGACCGCGGCGGGCACCGTGCTCGGTACGCCGTACTACCTCGCACCCGAGCGAGCGCTCGGCAAGCCGCTCGATCCGCGCGCCGATCTCTACAGCCTCGGCGTGATCCTGTACGAGCTGTTGACCGGCTCGGTGCCGTTCGTCGACACGACGTTCATGGGCGTGCTCGCCAAGCACATCAAGGCGCCGCCGCTCGATCCTCGCCAGGCCGCGCCGGCGCGCAACATCCCCGACGGCGTCGCGCAGCTCGCGATGGCCTTGCTCGCCAAGGATCCCGAAGGTCGTCCCGCAACCGCCGGCGCCGTGGCGGCCGCAATCGAGGCTCAGCTCGCCGCACACGGTGACGCGCTGGCCCGGGTGCGCACCGGCCTGCACGAGCCCTCGGGGGATGCCCAGCCGACCTCGCACATCGACGAGCTCGCGGCGCGTCCGACCGCGGTGCCGGACGCTGCGCGCTCGCTGCACGACGTCGAGACCGTGACCGGGCCCGCGGTCGACGTGTCGTCGGTGTCGCCCGCGGTCGTGTCGCCGGTCGACGACGAGCTCGGGCGCAACGTGGTCACGCAGGGGCGCCAGGTTCCGCGCGTGCCGGCGCCGGAGCTCGCCCCGCGGCTGCCGACCCGCGCGCTGGGATCGAACTCGATGCGCGAGGGCTTGCCGTCGTCTGGCAGGGGCGCGTCGCGGCCGCTGGCGATCGCCGCGGTGGTGATCGCGGTCGGTAGTGTGAGCGGATGGATGATCGCCCGCACGCAGCGACACGGCGGCGAGACGCCGCCGCCGGCCGCCGCTGCGCCGTCGGCCGCCCGCGACCACGCCGAGCCCACCACGCCACCGGCGGCCGCGCCGGCCCCGGTCCAGTCCTCCGCTGCCGCGCTGCCGCAGACGCCGACGACCGCGAGCCCCAGCGACGACGAGCCGATCGACGCGCCGCAGGCCGAGCCCATCGCCGCGCCGCAGGCCGAGCCGATCGCCGCGCCGCAGGCCGAGCCGATCGCCGCGCCGGCGGAGGCGAGCCGTGCCGCCGCCGCGGCGTCGCGGCCCAAGCCCCCGCGCAAGCCCCGACGACCGCCCCCACCGGCGGCGGGTCCGACCGCGCCCACGACCCCCACGCCCCGCCCGCCTCCGCTCAAGGACTGA
- a CDS encoding carbohydrate-binding family 9-like protein, which produces MASRAISPAATALAHARGLAPLVGVLACGTAQREAQGDRDDAIATLAFDDGARVRVLAIAPDPVEPGAAVTVTLAASEGVGALVVGLWPPQVGGRELVLGSGVDAELAARTPDERSVFAEVRPAGGDVEATLTVPSPWQPRTAILTVARPSDGDMVPVVAGPRTRDGLGLAGLVHVVDRPPVVVAQRSVAALQIDGVLDEPVWSGARWYPLGDSLEGEPAGPTTAAALAWDDTALYVAVRAQDDDVWSDYTTRDEPLWKQEAIELFLFGDASRRRYLELQVSPRGVQFDARFAQYRKGDEAWNGRWQAAVQIDGTVDRRDDRDRGLTAEFAVPFAEICEHTASHCPPQAGDRMRANVFRLDRPRRANPIALSLAPTRVTDFHAPEHSAIVELAP; this is translated from the coding sequence ATGGCATCGCGTGCGATCTCGCCGGCCGCCACCGCCCTCGCGCACGCGCGTGGGCTCGCGCCGCTCGTGGGCGTGCTGGCATGCGGCACCGCGCAGCGCGAGGCCCAGGGCGATCGCGACGATGCGATCGCGACGCTCGCGTTCGACGACGGCGCCCGCGTGCGCGTGCTGGCGATCGCGCCCGACCCGGTCGAGCCCGGCGCGGCGGTCACCGTGACGCTGGCGGCGAGCGAGGGCGTCGGCGCGCTGGTCGTGGGCCTGTGGCCACCGCAGGTCGGCGGTCGCGAGCTCGTGCTCGGCAGCGGCGTCGATGCCGAGCTGGCCGCGCGCACGCCCGACGAGCGCAGCGTGTTCGCCGAGGTGCGCCCGGCCGGCGGCGATGTCGAAGCCACGCTCACGGTGCCGTCGCCCTGGCAGCCCCGCACCGCGATCCTCACGGTCGCCCGGCCCAGCGACGGCGACATGGTGCCGGTGGTCGCGGGCCCGCGCACGCGCGACGGGCTCGGGCTCGCGGGGCTGGTGCACGTGGTCGATCGTCCGCCCGTGGTGGTGGCGCAGCGCAGCGTCGCCGCGCTGCAGATCGACGGCGTGCTCGACGAGCCGGTGTGGTCCGGCGCCCGCTGGTATCCGCTCGGCGACAGCCTCGAGGGCGAGCCCGCGGGGCCCACGACCGCGGCTGCGCTCGCGTGGGACGACACCGCGCTCTACGTGGCGGTGCGGGCCCAAGACGACGACGTGTGGTCCGACTACACCACGCGCGACGAGCCGCTGTGGAAGCAGGAGGCGATCGAGCTGTTCCTGTTCGGCGACGCCTCGCGTCGCCGCTACCTCGAGCTGCAGGTGTCGCCGCGCGGGGTCCAGTTCGACGCCCGCTTCGCGCAGTACCGCAAGGGCGACGAGGCCTGGAACGGACGCTGGCAGGCGGCGGTGCAGATCGACGGCACCGTCGATCGACGCGACGATCGCGATCGCGGTCTGACCGCCGAGTTCGCGGTGCCGTTCGCGGAGATCTGCGAACACACCGCGAGCCACTGCCCGCCGCAGGCGGGCGATCGCATGCGCGCCAACGTGTTCCGACTCGATCGTCCGCGCCGCGCCAACCCCATCGCGCTGTCACTGGCGCCGACGCGGGTCACCGACTTCCACGCGCCCGAGCACAGCGCGATCGTGGAGCTGGCACCGTGA
- a CDS encoding CAP domain-containing protein, protein MMRGVASLAAALLVVSACPATRSPEDGAQLRRALAGIERVHLELRPSSAWASHYGASSSHRLSATEEAIAARLRGAGLPTDPALSQAMRELARLAPGHTNMPSALTDGLLAWAGVIDPAPRLVVVEFSEDPGGCWRAPSKACDEAIDDLVRGVRDATDRGAHAGVGVARTDRGATRMIVGVVERAVVLSPMVARIGSGGAIEVRGRLQGGRVRPAIDVTLPSGQARALGLARGGGEGDIATTLRCDAGDGVYQLEILADGEHGIEVVANFPLFCGVEPPAEIVAEVERLSPDVTATDVAIANLHFLNETRRARGLAALTWDERAAAVARAHSLDMQQHDFVGHVSPRTGDVGARFERAGIEAGLVRENVARGYGPAGIHDSLMRSPGHRANLLAADVTAVGIGVVIGPPESEAANAPRPVFLTQNFLRPPGAGAPASSAWVPTLQRRVAERRRAQGLAAAQWDDALDDVAARLAKLRAAGREPGNAWERDVFAHGHASVDAHAVVSSEYDALAGVELWRAPSLHAGIGIAKDRDGRFVMVVLVVP, encoded by the coding sequence GTGATGCGTGGCGTCGCATCGCTGGCGGCGGCGTTGCTGGTGGTGTCGGCGTGTCCGGCCACCCGTAGCCCCGAGGACGGCGCGCAGCTGCGGCGCGCGCTGGCGGGGATCGAGCGCGTGCACCTCGAGCTGCGGCCGTCGTCGGCGTGGGCGAGCCACTACGGCGCCAGCAGCAGCCATCGTCTGTCGGCAACCGAGGAGGCGATCGCGGCGCGGCTGCGCGGCGCGGGGCTGCCGACCGATCCGGCGCTGTCGCAGGCGATGCGCGAGCTGGCCCGGCTCGCCCCCGGCCACACCAACATGCCCTCGGCGCTGACCGACGGGCTGCTCGCGTGGGCCGGCGTGATCGACCCCGCGCCGCGTCTGGTGGTGGTGGAGTTCAGCGAGGACCCCGGTGGCTGCTGGCGCGCACCGTCGAAGGCGTGCGACGAGGCCATCGACGATCTCGTGCGGGGAGTCCGGGATGCGACCGATCGCGGGGCCCATGCGGGTGTCGGGGTCGCGCGCACCGATCGCGGTGCGACCCGCATGATCGTCGGCGTGGTCGAGCGCGCGGTGGTGCTGTCGCCGATGGTGGCGCGGATCGGCAGTGGTGGTGCGATCGAGGTCCGCGGCCGCCTGCAGGGCGGACGCGTGCGGCCGGCGATCGACGTGACGCTGCCGAGCGGTCAGGCACGAGCGCTGGGGCTGGCGCGCGGGGGCGGCGAGGGTGACATCGCAACCACGCTGCGCTGCGATGCCGGCGACGGGGTCTACCAGCTCGAGATCCTCGCCGACGGCGAGCACGGCATCGAGGTCGTGGCCAACTTCCCGTTGTTCTGCGGCGTCGAGCCACCGGCCGAGATCGTCGCGGAGGTCGAGCGCCTGTCGCCCGACGTCACCGCGACCGACGTCGCGATCGCGAACCTGCACTTCCTCAACGAGACCCGACGCGCGCGTGGGTTGGCGGCGCTGACCTGGGACGAGCGCGCGGCCGCGGTCGCGCGCGCCCACAGCCTCGACATGCAGCAGCACGACTTCGTCGGCCACGTCTCCCCACGCACGGGCGACGTCGGGGCCCGCTTCGAGCGGGCCGGCATCGAGGCCGGGCTGGTGCGCGAGAACGTCGCGCGTGGCTACGGGCCCGCGGGCATCCACGACAGCCTCATGCGCTCGCCCGGCCATCGCGCGAACCTGCTCGCCGCCGACGTGACCGCGGTGGGCATCGGCGTGGTGATCGGCCCGCCCGAGAGCGAGGCCGCGAATGCGCCGCGGCCGGTGTTCCTGACGCAGAACTTCCTGCGACCGCCGGGCGCGGGCGCGCCGGCCTCGTCGGCGTGGGTGCCGACGCTGCAGCGGCGCGTGGCCGAGCGCCGGCGCGCGCAGGGCCTGGCGGCCGCGCAGTGGGACGACGCGCTCGACGATGTCGCGGCGCGGCTGGCCAAGCTCCGCGCGGCCGGCCGCGAGCCCGGCAACGCCTGGGAGCGGGACGTGTTCGCGCACGGCCACGCGAGCGTCGATGCCCACGCGGTCGTGAGCTCGGAGTACGACGCGCTCGCCGGGGTCGAGCTGTGGCGCGCGCCCTCGCTGCACGCCGGCATCGGCATCGCCAAGGACCGCGACGGTCGCTTCGTGATGGTGGTGCTGGTGGTGCCCTGA
- the mtnP gene encoding S-methyl-5'-thioadenosine phosphorylase, producing the protein MATPHPASKAARERVVLGVVGGSGLYRMDALANGRTVELSTPFGRPSAPYTVAELPRADGSAQPVVFLPRHGIGHRLLPTEVDYRSNIHGFKQLGVTHLLSVSAVGSLREEIVPGHVVFPDQFIDRTRERAASFFGGGVVAHVQFGEPTWAPLRQLARDAAVAAGATVHDGGTLVVMEGPAFSTKAESHLHRSWGASIIGMTALPEAKLAREAELGYAVLALATDYDCWHEAEAEVSVEAVMATVAANVALAQRSILELARRLPASSEQLPYPEACRFAMMTDRAQITDEARARLDLIIGHYL; encoded by the coding sequence ATGGCGACCCCCCATCCCGCTTCCAAGGCCGCGCGCGAGCGCGTCGTGCTCGGTGTCGTCGGCGGCTCGGGCTTGTACCGCATGGACGCGCTGGCCAACGGCCGCACGGTCGAGCTGAGCACGCCGTTCGGGCGACCGAGCGCGCCGTACACCGTCGCGGAGCTGCCGCGCGCCGACGGCTCGGCGCAGCCGGTGGTGTTCCTGCCGCGACACGGCATCGGCCACCGCCTGCTGCCGACCGAGGTCGACTACCGCAGCAACATCCACGGCTTCAAGCAGCTCGGCGTCACGCACCTGCTGAGCGTGTCGGCGGTCGGCTCGCTGCGCGAGGAGATCGTCCCCGGCCACGTCGTGTTCCCCGATCAGTTCATCGATCGCACGCGCGAGCGCGCTGCGAGCTTCTTCGGCGGCGGCGTGGTCGCCCACGTGCAGTTCGGCGAGCCGACGTGGGCGCCGCTGCGCCAGCTCGCGCGCGACGCCGCGGTCGCGGCCGGCGCGACCGTCCACGACGGTGGCACGTTGGTCGTGATGGAGGGCCCGGCGTTCTCGACCAAGGCCGAGTCGCACCTGCACCGCAGCTGGGGCGCGTCGATCATCGGCATGACCGCGCTGCCCGAGGCCAAGCTCGCGCGCGAGGCCGAGCTGGGCTACGCCGTGCTGGCGCTGGCGACCGACTACGACTGCTGGCACGAGGCCGAGGCCGAGGTCAGCGTCGAGGCCGTGATGGCCACCGTCGCGGCCAACGTCGCACTGGCGCAGCGCAGCATCCTCGAGCTGGCGCGGCGCCTGCCCGCGAGCAGCGAGCAGCTGCCGTACCCCGAGGCCTGTCGGTTCGCGATGATGACCGACCGCGCGCAGATCACCGACGAGGCCCGCGCGCGCCTCGATCTCATCATCGGCCACTACCTGTAG
- a CDS encoding sugar kinase gives MSTPRPRLLVVGSVAIDWIITPRAERPEAVGGSATFFSMAASYLAPVRLVGVVGHDFPAAAIADLEAHGVDTDGLEIVGDGLTFRWKGRYHENMNSRDTLDTQLNVFASFEPKLPASFRDSEYVFLANIQPDLQLEVLAQVERPRVVGLDTMNLWIDIAKPALLKVLGKVDALLINEEEAKQLSGEHNLVKAAKAVQRMGPHSVIVKRGEYGALLFHGDDVFSAPALPLDEVIDPTGAGDAFAGGFMGWLARSDEPHGAQLRTAMIYGSVLASFAVQGFSYDGIGSLDAEAIRARFDTFAQLTDFRRAELR, from the coding sequence ATGTCCACTCCACGTCCCCGCCTGCTGGTGGTCGGTAGCGTCGCCATCGACTGGATCATCACTCCCCGCGCCGAGCGACCCGAGGCGGTCGGCGGCTCCGCGACGTTCTTCTCGATGGCGGCGTCGTACCTGGCGCCGGTGCGGCTGGTCGGCGTGGTCGGCCACGACTTCCCGGCCGCCGCCATTGCCGACCTCGAGGCCCACGGCGTCGACACCGATGGGCTCGAGATCGTCGGCGACGGCCTGACCTTCCGCTGGAAGGGCCGCTACCACGAGAACATGAACAGCCGCGACACCCTCGACACGCAGCTCAACGTGTTCGCGTCGTTCGAGCCCAAGCTGCCGGCGTCGTTCCGCGACAGCGAGTACGTGTTCTTGGCGAACATCCAGCCCGACCTGCAGCTCGAAGTGCTCGCGCAGGTCGAGAGGCCGAGGGTCGTCGGGCTCGACACCATGAACCTGTGGATCGACATCGCGAAGCCGGCGCTGCTGAAGGTGCTGGGCAAGGTCGACGCGCTGCTCATCAACGAGGAGGAGGCCAAGCAGCTCTCGGGCGAGCACAACCTCGTCAAGGCCGCCAAGGCGGTGCAGCGCATGGGCCCGCACAGCGTGATCGTGAAGCGCGGCGAGTACGGCGCGCTGCTGTTCCACGGCGACGACGTGTTCTCGGCGCCGGCGCTGCCGCTCGACGAGGTCATCGATCCGACCGGCGCCGGCGATGCCTTCGCCGGCGGCTTCATGGGCTGGCTGGCGCGCAGCGACGAGCCCCACGGCGCCCAGCTGCGCACCGCGATGATCTACGGCTCGGTGCTCGCCAGCTTCGCGGTGCAGGGCTTCTCGTACGATGGCATCGGCTCGCTGGACGCCGAGGCGATTCGGGCCCGTTTCGACACCTTCGCGCAGCTGACCGACTTCCGCCGCGCAGAGCTGCGATGA